TTTGCAGCCTTATAGTAAATATGGCAGCGCGTATTAAGGAATAAAGGGAACACCTTTGCCTGACACTATCTTTATCCAACCAGCCAATGAACCCACTAACAAACCAATGATTACATTAAACAAAACTGCATCGGACTTCTTGTCGCTGATATCTATATACTAACCGGAAAAGTTAATGTATTGGATTTTTAGACTACTTCTATGACAATGCGTCACCCACTAACATTGCCAGTTtccttctgtgtgtgtatgcCTCATCACTAGCACTTAATAAATGACCTTTACTTATTGTAAAATCATCAACAATGTGTAGGCATTATATTATTATACACTGACCTTCTGACTGATTTTCAGTTCTGACAACATTTTGCTTAAATATTGTCGTTTTGAAGAGTGCCATTGGCACTTTGGTGGAAgacttttcttttcagtttcCAGGACGTAAGATGTCATTGTTTCAATTGGGTCTAGGGTTTACGTTGTTGTTGGGCCTACCATCGATCCTCGTAAGGTGTGGAAGGTTCAGGATGCTGTAGGCACTTGGTGTCTTGCATCACGAGGTCTCGTAGGTTTCCGGTGTCATTGGTTGTAAGCTTTGTAAAGAGTCTTGTTGGTCCTACCATGTCGTGTCATCTGTTTTTGGGTTCTATACGGATAATACTTCTGACTCTATAGTTTCAGGGTTCTATACGAATAATACTTAAATACTTTCCATCCAGTCTGACTTCTCTATAGTTTCAAACACGGTTCCTAATACCTGCGACGAGTTACCCACGAGCTGCCCATCCCGTCGTGCTGTGGATTGTTTACGCAGCTTGAAGCCCTCCACCCCCTCATTCCCTTTCTCTCCGTCTGTCTCTCTCATCCCTCCATTCTTTCCACCCACCAGACTGTGACAGCTCATCCATTTGCATTAGAGCAGCTGGCTCCTCTTGGTAATTGCCTCTCAAATGAATTACTTGGCTGAGAGTGAGGCTGCAAGACAGGAGGAAATTGTAATTGAACGCCTTAGCTCCAAGTGATTACATCTGCAGTGCAGAGAGCCACGTACGGAACCTGTTCTTCCCCTCCCCCACTCGGCGGACCAATTTCATGGATCGAATGTGCAGTACTCAGACACATGCATAGCAGGCCGCACCGCATGCTCCTTTAGCTATTAAGAGGCCGTCATGATTGTCTGCACTACTCTATTTAGgtagctgggggggggggggcttattgCTTAGTCCTGCAGGACAGTACCGTTGCCAAAAACAAAAGTTATGGTTCTGCATTGAGACAGCCTTGGTAACCCTGTACACACTCACGGATAAACAGACCGGTTATGTTATTAATAACCCGCCTGTTGCCGACTGCTGACAGTTAGGAGAGGTCGGGGCATCTTTTGTGTCAGGGGCAAGCCATGTTAACAAAAGGTGTTGCGACTCTTGGTCCGAACATTTACGGGAGCTGAAAATGCGAGGAGATGTTGAGTTGAGAAGCGATAACGATGTAATATTCGTCCAGTCATCCAGAAGGGAGGAGTGTATCGGTTTTAGTCCCAAAGGTGGAGTCATCCAATTATGACTTTAAGTAGTgatggggaaaatgaagcttcatgaaccagttgttgtattctttggctcctctAGGTGGCAATGTTGGCTTCAAGTGAGgcttttaagaaatggcaagtcggTGGGCTTTCCGAGAGTGCCATCTCGAGGTCGAAGTAAACGCAACAacgggttcatgaatcatcttgaagcttcatttgcccatcattaGCTTGAAACCACTGGCGTCTGGTCCCCGAAGTATCCTGCATGTTTTCGATATCTCCCCCCACGAACACACCAGATTGAAATGATTGGGACGATTaaatcattcactgccattgacgagtACAAACGTCACTTTGTactgggctggcagtgaatgagttaacagGCTCCTGCTGAGTTTGCCGATGAACCGATCAAGTGAATCGAGTGTGTTGGAGGAGGGAGACACCGAAAACAAGCAGTTGTCCAAAATGTCTTCTTCCAAAGAGGCAGCAGTGTTTACATCCCTAGCTTTGCCATTCAATAAGCTGTCAGGTTATCCCTGGCCCTTCTAGCGTCCAGGGCCTGGTCGGGGGCCGAGAAGGGGGGAGTGGGTTCACCGAGCCTGCCCTGCAGCCAGACATGCACATGATATGCCTGGGATCACAATAGTTTCTATTTTGGTTGATGCACTCGGGTTATCACTCCACTTGCACCCGCTCTCTCTCCACCTCTTGGTCGCACGCTCTCACTTGCTCCTGACTACAAAATCATGTCCGACAGAAACAGCCGGCTTAGTGTTAAGCGAAAGGAGAAGAAGGCGGAAAACAAAAGCAACGACGAGGAGAAAGAAAAGGTCAAATGCGCCAAAAAGGAGGACAAAGTCGCGAAAAAGCCAGGGACGACTCCTGAGGCCTGTGCGGTGGATGAGGAGAAGAGGAACAGGGAAGCTGCCGGGGCAGCAGGCGAACAAGTGAagaaaaaggatggaaatgGAGAGTTTGAGCCGATTGACCTGCCACCGTTTGAGATCATCTCAGGGTGGGCAAGATGCATTTGTTGTCTTTCTGCATGTATATACTTTTATTGGATAGGGATATGTTTTAAAAGACTGAGTCATGCATCTATTTGTGTAGTGTACTTCATTTGCCTCGTCATAGACTATTGCAGTACAGTAAATGATCTTGTTGACATATTCACTGAAAGTGGTGGTGAAGTTCAAATATTTGGTAGAATATTGGGGTAGTTGATTTAGAACTTTTAGACATTTTTTGGAACGACTTTTTACTTCTACTTGCTACATTTTAATATAGATATCTGTACTTTGTACTTTTGTGAAAACAGGCTAATTCCCCGCAAAATCTGGATGAACGCaggttgtattttttaaaaatgtttttacctAAATTCACAATTTGTGTTCCTTAGTTCAAATCGTTAGGAGAGGTATGGGAACAGATGGTTTTGATACGGTATTAGTTGAGCCAATATGCTAGCTGGCTTTTGCGTTGTCTGCTTCATGCGTTCAAAAACTCCATGTAATCTTTGAAAACACATGGTGTCAATTCTCCCTGTTATCATTAGGCTAATTTACTGTTTTTTTACTCAATTTAAAATGTTATGAAAACAGTTGTTTTGATAGCATAAACCTCGAGccaatgctagctagctagaatACTCAGTACAAgcacaatgaaaataaataaaaaagataattaTTTTCAATGCAGAGAAATCTGTTTTTATTGTGCCAATTAAGTTGACAAAATCATGAGTAGGCTATTGcggataccgtaattttcggactataagtcgcgttttttttcatagtttgggtggggggggggggggccgactgatactcaggagcgacttatatacatatgtttttttttcacttttttgggcattttatggctggtgcgacttatagtccggtgcgacttatagtccaaaaattacggtaattggtgTTGAAAACGTTGAAGCTCTGTATTTTTCAAATCTTTAGCCCACTAGCCTAATTTGACTTAAGCAAGCCTAATGCAGTTGAATTAGTACTTCTCATTTGAAGAAGTATATTATTTCACACAAGTATCTGAGCATTTAGTTCTTCTCAGCAAGAAGCTGTAACGACTTATGCCACCTTTTAACTTGATGTACCAAAGGCCTAATTTTATCAGAAGACCTTCTATGCCGTTTGTGATCATCAACTTAAAGACGTGTTTTTACTTCCTACCAGAGAGCAGATGAGCCCATTTTACTTCAAGTTTCAGTTCAGGAATGTGGAATACTCATCAGGAAGAAACAAGACCCTGCTGTGCTACAGAGTGGACACACCAGGAGGCAGCACGGAGCCTTTGAAAGGTTATATGGAGGATGAACATGCCACAGCTCACGCCGAAGAGGCTTTCTTTCACCAAGTAACGTGCTCCCTCCTCAGCTGTTCATTTTCTTATCCCTTTTCCATAGCCGCAGCTTTGGCGTGATTCTGGGCCGGTTCCAAAAGTTACACCAGTTTTATGAGTTTTGATGGTCACCCAAATTGCCCTCAAAGCTTCCTGGATAAAGTTTTAGGCTATGGGCTATGTATAaaaaaacggatggatggatggatttttgtgTTAGCCCTTCTATTTCTGTTTATTATGTCAGAAAGACATTGCTGAAtaagcaataaataataataataatttccccCAGGTGCTCCCTGACAATAACCCCTCTCAAGAATTTGACGTCACATGGTACGTGACATCGAGTCCCTGCGTGGCCTGCGCTGCCAAGATTGCCAACATCCTCCAGCAACGCAAGAAGCTCCGCCTGTGTCTTTTCTGCTCTCGTCTCTTTGAGTTTGAGGATCCCGAGATAGTGGAGGGGCTCAAGGCCTTGGTGAATGCTGGCTGCAAGCTGAGAATGATGAAACCCACAGACTTTCAGCTTGTTTGGGAGACCTACGTGGAGAAGGAGGACCAGAGCTTTACTCCCTGGGAAGATTGTATGGAGAACTACGAATACTATGTGGAGAAACTGGCTGAGATCCTCAAGTAGATGTAAGCCAGCAAATGGGTTTGCATTAATTGAAGTCTTTCACTTTCTTTCAAGTGTGGacagaatgtatttttttcccactttttgGCGGTAAGACACAAAGTTTTCCTTTGTGTATTATTATGATTTTATTCTTCACGTCTTCACAACAGACAGCCGGCGAACAGTTTTTGCTGTCACATATACATTAAAGGTACAGCTCTGGTCTTTAAACTTTATACGAACCATCTACTCTGTTGTTTGTGCATACATAGACAGCCATCGGCTTATGACCTACATCTGTGTCAAACCAAAGGCTCAGGGGCCAagtacggcccgccacatcatctTTTTGGgccccgcgaagacaaattgtgcattgacCTCAGGTGCCaacactaaaattgcaaattgtcttcacttttaaaaatgacaGATATTGCAAGCGATTTTTATAACCACGCAGCtttttaaagtaccgtattttccggaatataaggcgcacctaaaaacctaaaattttctcgaaagccgacggtgcgccttatagtccggtgcgccttagatatggaccaaattcctaaatttaaactgccccgaaccattgtgtcatgaaatcaatcatgagtggcccgctgaagactatgaatcatcaatcaaaaagactatggatcattattttgtgattagaaagtcattggttgcgtctgaagttgaaataaaaagataaaatggagaatgattaaaaatctgacatgatgcattaatggtgcgccttatagtccggtgcgccttatataaggacaaagttttaaaatgggctatttattgaaggtgccccttatagtccggtgcgccttataatccggaaaatacggtatttgaacagttttgactAGTGTCTGATTTCACAGCtcatcataatggccctccgacgGAAAGGTTTTATTGAGTTTTTTACTTAGTAGAGGAAACTGACAAAGTAATTGTTCCGAAAAATTTTAATTGAATCCTACACTTTCAAGCAACCGATATTATTACCACCAGTTTCATCAAACTTTTCCTTTGGAGCGGCTTTCAATTACCAACACAGACATCTTTGGCGGCTCAGCGTTGAAAGGAAACCAGAGCAGCTTCCTCTGCTGAAGGGGCTTCACTGCTCTCTGTTGCTACAACTATAGACATCAAGAGACAGAAAAAGTATGTGGAGACAGCTCGGCTCCATTATTAACGGTAAAACACCACAACCACCTCACCTAGGTCATCCTGAGAGGTCACATCTGTTGTCGGTTCACTAGAAATAATGTCCGCTTCATCTGCAAGACAAataggacagaaaaaaaacataaatgagGAACAAGCTTAGTcacacaacattcattcatctgcCCTTTGTACCTTTTGCTGGAACCTTTACTTCTGCATCTGTGATGTAATCAACCAGTGGACAAGGAGCGTCTGCAGGCAAGATAGAGGAACTTACACATGAGCGCCAACGCCTAGAGTGAGGCAAGCCGTGTATGGGCTttctcaaaatgctttcaaATAAGTCATCGAGTTTGAGAAAATACATCTCGCCCTGTGTCGCCATACCGTCACGATTCTTGAGCTGAGCCATGGTGAGGAAGAGCTCGGCCTCCTCTGGCCCGTCGTCATCGTCTTCTGCACATTTAGAAAAGACGCACGGTTAGCAT
This region of Syngnathus typhle isolate RoL2023-S1 ecotype Sweden linkage group LG2, RoL_Styp_1.0, whole genome shotgun sequence genomic DNA includes:
- the apobec2b gene encoding C->U-editing enzyme APOBEC-2b produces the protein MSDRNSRLSVKRKEKKAENKSNDEEKEKVKCAKKEDKVAKKPGTTPEACAVDEEKRNREAAGAAGEQVKKKDGNGEFEPIDLPPFEIISGEQMSPFYFKFQFRNVEYSSGRNKTLLCYRVDTPGGSTEPLKGYMEDEHATAHAEEAFFHQVLPDNNPSQEFDVTWYVTSSPCVACAAKIANILQQRKKLRLCLFCSRLFEFEDPEIVEGLKALVNAGCKLRMMKPTDFQLVWETYVEKEDQSFTPWEDCMENYEYYVEKLAEILK